Genomic window (Chitinivorax sp. B):
TTCTTCACACTCTGCGCGTCCACGATCAAGAACCTGCTGCAGGCGTTGCGCCCCCGTTTCTCGCGGGCCGCGCCAACCTGATTTTTTAAGCGCCTGCTCCAGCAGGCTACCACTGTAAGGCCAGCTTGAACCGAATCAGCAGGAAGAAGCTTTATCCCAGCGTTGCGAAGAGATTGATCCCCAAAGGAAGCAATTCGCACGATCAGACGCTGATCACCCCTCCGGAAACTTACCTACCGGTTGTACCGATTGGCGCTTCATATTGCCGAATCCATGTCAGCACGGGTCACACAGAACCCACATCAGATGTCGGTTATACGACAGCACGCCTTCCCCGCAAGCCACAAAAACGATCAATCCCTTGTGTTGTGGGGGAGTCCATATAGGAGGAATTAGGCCGTACTTTGCTCAAGCTCGCTGAGTAGTTTAGCGATTCGGCGTAAGCGGGTTTCAGGCGACTTTGCCTCTTCGATGCTCGCGATGTGCTTGCACCGAAGGCCGAACGGCAAGCTCTCGAAGGCTGTGCGCAACGCCTCGTGCTTGTTTAGCGCAGATGCAACATCATCTGGTTCTTCGACCGTTCGTGGTTCAACGTCAAGTTCAAGCAGGACTTCTACAAGATCGCCTTCGGATATCTTGCTTGCTTTGCGATTGGCTGCACTGATACCGACCAAGTGCATGCCCCGCATTGCTGCGATTCGGCTCCGCCAGCTGTGCCCGTTGATTGTTATCACGACGGGCGGACGTGTTCCAGCGTTCAGCTGCTCAAGAGCCTCCTTGGGAACTTCAACTGCTGTCGCGTTGCCGGATGGAACAACCTTTGCCTTGAATTTCATGATCTAGTCCCAATGCTGGCCTGTGTGGCCTATCGTGTTAACTAAACAGCCCGGAAAAAACGGGTGCTGTAGTGATCGGCGTGGTTCAAAAGGTGATACGAGTAAGCGATGTGGGCAGCACTCGGTGACGATAGCCCTGGTGTATGGAACGTAACTTCTAATGCTGCCGATCAGCGGCGAGCCTCTCCATGGCCCGTCCGCTGTATCGGCTGATTAGCCCAGAGTGTTCGCTACTCAAGCGACAGTGTCATCAATCCCTTGATGTCGGCGTCTGGAACCATTGCCCCGTCCCAGACACTGGTGAGGCGCGTGATCTTGCTGTCCTTATCAAGCGCGATGGCGGTAATGCCGCGGCGCACGGTCGTCTGGTAAGCGGGCCCCGCCCGCCATTCATAACCACCACCCATATCGCTGCCGACAACGTGGAGCAGCGACGAACCACCCCCTGTAGGCAGCTTCGCAAGTCCGCGCTCAAGATAACGTTGAATCGCCAGCTTGCCGAGAATCTGCGTGCGCAGCGCCAGATCCTCATAGACCGCGTCGTTGCTGAAAAGCGCTGCAGCGCCCTTGGCGTCCTGGCTTGCCATGGCGGTGTTCAGCTTGCTCGCCACGTCCCGAATCTTCGCCGAAGCATTACCCTGGACTGAGGTCTCCTTGAAATCCGTCGGGAACTTGTCAGCCGGCGTCCGCATTTGGGCTGCCTGCTCGGAACCGAAACTTCTGCCGTCCCAGTAGTCGATCCAGCGAACAATCTTGCCATCCTTGATATCGACCGCGGCGAGGATGCGAATCTCGCTACCAAACAGTTCCGGCGTGTCAGTGAAGGCCACTATGGCGCTGTGCTCGTCCCCGAGTATACGGGTCGGATAGGAAAGGCCCGAGGGCGGCCATTTCGGCATGTGCTCCGCAAACATGCTCTTGAACGCCTCATGAGAATAGAACGGCCATCCAACCGTAGCGTCGATGTATGTCAGCGTTGTCTTCGAAAAGTGATCCATCGTCGCATCCACCTCATGCCGGCTCTTCGCCGTGAAGAATGAATGAAAAAGCGCTGCCGCGCCTTTGGTCGCGTGCGTAGTATCAACGACCTCCGGGAATGGTGCCTTTTTAATTTGTGCGGTCGCGTTCGATTGTGCGATTGCGACCGGTGTCGTGAGCACGCCGACGGCGAAGGCTATGGCGGTGGCCACGCGGTGTGTTTGCATTCTTCAATTCTCCATTTATTGAGTTGACTGTGGTTGTTCGGTAGTTAACGTGTGAATTCAGCGGGCGCCACAGGCCGTACGCTGGAATGACTGGTTGGACCCGACACTTGGCTGGACCACAAGCGGTGGCAGAACACGGAACCAGACGCCAAAGGGTGCACACCGCCACCACGCCTGCCGTAGCCGGCGGGTTGACCTGTACAGCCACGAAGGCACGGGCCTGCACACCGCTACCAGTGCGGGTTATAAGTAGGGCTTCAAACCGCTACCAGAGCCACTGCTGGCGATGTTACCCCGAAACCGAAACAAGAGAAAACCAGGACTTGACAGTTAGGCAATGGTTTTCCGATCTGCTGGATGATTGACACCTTCCAAACACCCGGCATTGAAGCCATATTCTTCCGGATTGGAACGACGTTGATGATGAGTATAAATTCCACAAACATTGCAAAAGTAATGTTTGGCAGTGTGAGTATTAAATTGGTAGAGCCGTAGCTTATCCTCACCCTGCAAAATTTTAATACCAGAGAGTTTTACTGATGCGACTATGGCTCCTTTACGGCGACAGATTGAGCAATCGCAGCGCCTTGGGTTTTCGATGCCATTTGGCAGATCCAGTTCGAGCACGACACTTCCGCAATGACAAGATGCTTTGTGTTTGGGGTGAATAGTTGTTTCGCCAACTTGCTTAATCATTGCGTTTCCTTGAGTTACCTAACTTCGTAGGTAAAGGGCCACCTTGCGGGCGACCCAGCGGAGGCCGAAGGCCAGAGCGGCCTTGATCGGAACGTTAGCCGTTGCGTTGCTTACGTGACAATTTGAAATGACATTGCAGTAAACCCCCAGCGCGACCAACCCAACTGATGGTGCCCACCAAAACTGAATTTGAACTGATGAACCTGTTTTACGAAGCCGTCTTCTATGCTTTTACCAATTGGATGTATTTGATCAGAATGATCTACCCATTCTTGAGCAGCTTCATTCCATAGCGATGCCCATTCGTTGCTGGGCTGGAGAAACGCTATTGTGACTTTTGTAGGTGCTTTGCCGTCAATTGAAACTGCCTCGAACGTGAGAACAATCTTCTCTGTCGAGCGTGATGTGACTTCAAAACCTGTGTGATTCCAGAATATGGCGCGAAACTGATCAACGGAAGAGAAAGAGACCATATAGCGACGGCTAACGTTGACCGAAAGGTGAAGCCGTGCCCGTTGGCTTGGCGACGAATCCGCGCTCAATATCGCCGTTGAACCCAACTGACTCATAGAGCTTGTGTGCCTCAATGCGTTGCGCTCCGGACAGGAGCATGACTTTATAACAACCCAGTGACCAAGCTAGAGAGAGCGCCTGATCAAGGACAATGCGTGCATATCCTTTGCCGCGATGGGCCGACAGCGTGACGACGTGTTCGATGACACCGTAGGGACGGGCGCCACTCGCTAGATTAGGGATCGTGACCAACGTGCATGTGGCCACCAGAATTCCTTCGGCTTCGCAAACAAGAACGTGCACATAACCTTGGCTGAGAAGATTCGCGAAGATATCTTCAGCGACGGTGGGCGCAAGTTCTGGATCGTGTGGCCTCAGTTCCCGATAAAGCACGAGGATGCCATCAAGATCTTTGGTCTCAGCTTTGCGGGCGATTATGTTCATGTCTGAAGCGGATTAACGTTGACTGAAGGTTAGCCCGCTGGTTATTGGGCAACTTTACGGCACATGCAGTAGACAAATTTTTGCTCATGGCCGCCGGGCGTGTGATGCTCCTCACGCTCATGACTGATTAACGCGAATGGCTGGCCAAACTCTGCGTGTAGTTGACTAGCGCTATATCGCATGACCGGCAAACCACTGCATTTTGTTGGACCGTCTTCTGCAAATGTTGAGACGATGACAATCCCGCCAGGTTTTACCGAGCTAAGTACTTTCTGGACATATGCTGATCTTTCTTCGGGCGTTGTCAGGAAGTGAAAAACCGCTCGGTCGTGCCATACGTCGTAGTGATACGAAGGCAATGCAGCCTCAAGAACGTTTGCTTCCAACCATTTGATCTCTTGGGCGCGTAGACCAAGCCTGGCCTTTGCGGCTGCCAAGGCGGAGCCGGATAGATCAAGAACAGTAAGGTTCTTGAAGCCACTACCCAAGAGATCATCGGCCAGCATTGACGCGCCACCCCCGACATCAATGATTTCAGCCGAGAGAGGCACAGCGGAATTTTGAATCAGCTTCAAGGACAGCGCGGCGTGTTCTTGGAACCAGCTAACCTCCGTCGTGGACTTGGTGGAATACACATTTTCCCAATGATCTTTTGATTGCATAGCTGGCACCTGTGAGATTTTGAGACGGCCGAACGCCCGAATTCAGCGGCGCGCTTTAGCGTGTCCGCGCAATAACTTGTTGGGCGGTACACTCGGGTGACAGAATAAGAAGTATCAAAGCCCGCCTCATGTCGACAAGCGCAACCGTAAAGGCTTGGTATCATCTCGTTGGATGACGCCCTTGGCTTCGAGATCAAGTTGCGTTGCTTTCAACCACCATCCCGCCTTTGCACCTTCGGGAAACAGCGACTGTGGCAGCAGCGGGAGAATTCCGGCCTTGGCCTCGCCTACCGTTAATCCCGGTGATGTCTTGGGCAACACCGAGAGCAGTGCTTCTTTCATGGCCAAGTACTTGGCTCGATCCACGCGTTCGACGCGGCCCGGAGAATTTACGTTCTCGATTTCAATCTTTTCGGTGTCATTTCGCATCCAGACCTCCATTTACAAAATCGATGCTTGGCGCACGAAAACCCATGGCCGCCCAAGCGAAAAAGAGCCTTGCATAAAAGGAAAAGGTATGTGTACTGGGATTGGGCACATCGTCTGGAAGTATGACACCCGGAGGTCGGCTGCGGGTCATTGTTCTGATTTCGAGTGCGGGCAGGCCCGCAGCGGGCCAGAGGCCACCGTAAATGCTCAGCCAATGACCATTGGTGAACTCCAAGAACATCGGCGTGTTGCAACATATTGCGACTACGCGGCGCGTTGCGGACGCCTTTGACAACCGATGCTCACGCAGACGATCCCGACCCTTCTCGCACAAAACCCTGTCCTTTCGATAAAGCACAAACCGTGTGCCACCGCTTTGATTCAGTATGGGTGGTGCACCGGGTAATGATTGCAAAAACGCCCCCGCGTTCTGGCAATCAGCACAGAGACACTCAGCGCTGATGATTGGCTTGCCCTGAATCGCTAACGCCACCTGTCCACACGTGCAGGTCAATAGTGTCGCCTGGTGAATCATTGGTCATATCCTCGAGTTGTTTGTGACACCCAACGTTCGACGTCCCCTTGACGGAGGGGTTAGGCCACACCCGTGCTGGGCCACGAGTTGGAGGCCTACGCGGACTGACCTGCATGCTTGATGGCTGTGGCTTGGGACCATACCGCCAGCCAAGCGTCACCTTGTAGTTCATACGTGTCTGTGTGCCAGCAATGAACCGCTCCAGATGTGAACAGGAGCTTTGCTTTGTAGCGAATGACTGCCATAGACGGTGACAGTCGCACTTCGCAGGGGCCAATTTCCCAGGCTTCATAGCGTAGCTCGCCTGACGCTATGTCTTCAAGATAGCTTATTAGCGAGTAGGTTTTGCCACTTGGTGTGATCAGTTGGTACTGCGGTGAGTGAAGACGCTTTGCAAACTCGACATCCCGCTGAACCAAGGCTTGTGTTCGCTGGTACTCGAGTGAACGGATGTAGTCGGCTGAAGGAGTGGAATTCTGTTCCATGTTGAGCTACGGCAGTTGTTGTGTGGGCTAATGACGCTGTAGAAAAAACCGATTCTGAACGTGCAGTTCAGTGTCGGCATCATTTTTTGAACTGAATTTCAAATGCCAATTTGGTGTCTCGTTTTGATGTTGAATCCATTGCGCATCGCCCAAACCAACCCGGAGCGGCTGAGCCGGGCTGTGTAGTCGCAATGATGCGCGATTTTCATCGCTTTACTGCGTATAGCCATGGTTCGCCAGCTTTTCAATATTGTGCATCAGGTAGTACAGCTTCCATTGCCCATCGGCCTTGGCTTTTCCGCGCAGCGTAAAACGGTGCGATCGTTTGTTGCCCCGCAGGTTGCCAAACACCGGCGCCACCGTTGCAAATCGGCGCGCGTGCCCGATTTGGCTTTGCTGGCATTGGCTGGAAGTTTGACCCCATTGATGGCAAACATGTCGCGCCCGATCAAGCCTTGGCGATCGCCAATGAGCAGAACCTGGGTAAACAGTTTGGCGACCATATCGCCCATGGTGGAGACAAAGGCCGCGAGCGTGGTGAAGTGCGGTTGGCTGTCTCCCGAGACGGCGATAAACAACGCATTCTCGCGACACGTCGCTTCGATCTTGCGGCTGCTGACGATGCCCCGGCTGTAGGCCAGCAGGATAATGTGAATCAGCACGGCCGGGTCAAATGCAGAAGCGCCTTCAGTATCGTTCTTGTCGCGCATGAAAGGCGGAAAGATCGAGTTCATGATCGACCAGATGGCACAACGCATATTCAAAATTGCCGGCAATGACTTGCCGGTCAAAATCGACCGGCAACAGTTTTAAGCCTTTGTGGATCGGTTTGAATCGCGCCATATTGAATCTGCTGCTGTTTTAGCTCGTGGTGAAATAGTGGCAGGTCGTGGCGTGATTTCATTGATATATTTTGGTTTTTCTACAGCCTCAACGACAAGTTAAAGGACCCGCTGGAGCGTAGCGTAAGCGGCTTTGAACGCCTTGTTGGGCTAAAATGGTTGAGACTCCGATAGCTCTTCAACTATGAGCCACTGACCTGATTCGTTTGGAGTAAATAGAATAGAAAAGTTGCTAGTGTATTTTTTTAACACCGAGAATCTCTTTGCGCTCATACGAACGCCATTGCCCTCAGCAATGAACTCGACTTCTGAATAAGTGCTGTAATCGCCTTTCGCTTTTGCTAGAGGCATGGCACCTCGAATTAATTCCTTGTACTTCGGAGCTGGCAAACTCATTTCGCGAACTTGACCTGTTGGATAAGTTCGTTTGTTTTTTATGACAGCATTGTCGGAATAGAGATCTACAATGTTTGAGTCAAACGCTACTTCAAGTGTTTTATATCGTTCAAAAACCGCGCGCGCTGCATTTAGGTTGTCGGACGCGCCAACCGAAACCGACAGCAACAAGCAAAAAAGCGCTGATATTATTTTCACAATCTGATTTTCCATGAATATGCCCAACGTGGAAGTGAGGGGCAGCCAGAGCGAAGCGAAGGGAACCGCAAGCGCAGCTTGTGGCTGTCCCGCTCGACTGCAGGGTTATGTGGCATTACTCGCATGACTCCAGCGTTTCTAAAATTTCCTGCAACAGAATTTTAAATTGACTGTGAATGGATTCCGATAGCTTTGTTGCATTATCAAAGTCTGGCGCAGAAAGTAGAGAAATTTCGAAAATTGAATACTCCGGCATCGCCTCCTTATTAACCCACTTCGCTTCTCTTAGTTTTATCCAGTAAAGGATCTGAACATCCTTTGTTTGTCCAAGAAGCCACAACGCAAAGTTTGCGTTTTTATGGTTGAGAACCAATGCGAGCTTTAGCTTTTTACTCTTGAGATAATCGTTTTGTAAGTAAAAGTATGTGAAATCTATATAGCCATGCAGAATGTTCGCAACCGAGAATTCACCCTGGTATTTTTTTGAGAATTCAGTCCTTAAATTTTGAACAATACCAACTAAATCTTGATAGGTTCTCTGGAGTTCTCCGCTGGAAAATGCGCTTTTGTAAGCCGGTATACGTGCATTCAGACTTTGGTTCGGCATCACCCATTCCCTCCAAAACCAACTGACACATAACGCAAAGCTAAGGGGCGGGCCCAATAGCGACCGTCTTGCTTGAGCGAACTGTTAGCCGCTACACCATAGGGTGACGAATAATCGTTTTCCATTTTTTGGGGTCTGCCCGCCGAATATCGCTAAGGTAAATTTCGTGATGCTTGCCAGTTCGGGACGCACGAGAGTCTATGAACGCATGAACTCGTTCAATGGTTGGCCCTTCTTCAGAAAACGGGCCAACATGCAGAATTTGCGCACAGCGACCTTCTGTAAACGATTCAAACCGTAGTTTTGAGAGACCAGGTAAGCTTTTCTTCCTCCGGACCTCGGCAATTGCTGCATCAATAGTTTCGCCACCAACAAAGGATGGTTGCATCATCATCATTGTCCACTTCCACTTGGACTTGTCATTTTCGACAAAAGCGGACATGTCGTCCGCCCACCAAAGACCCTCCAGTGGCATAACGGCATAATCCAATGCTTGCCCACCTTTTTTGACCATAAACTTGGCCGTATATGACACTGAAAACAAGGCTTCTACTGCCTCGGCATAGGTCTGTGACGTATTGGGGTCGCCTTCGCCATCGCTCATCAGGAAGTTGAACTTCGGAACGTCGACTTGAACAACATCCTTGGCTGACGGCTGGTATAAATGCTTCAAGTCTTTTTTGAGGTCAATTTTTTGCACGGACTCTCCTGATATGGCTAGTGATTAAGCTAACGGGCGGCCAAAAGCGCAGCTTTTGGACGTCCAGCGAACGGAGCGAGCGGCAGTTGAGCGCATTGTTATGCGCCAACTCCGGACCAAACTGCAAACTCGTTGCCGCTTGGCTCTGTGAAGTGAAAGCGACGGCCTCCAGGGAAGCTGAATATCGGTTTAACAATTCTTCCGCCGGCGTCGGTAACTTTAAGAAGTGTGTTTTCAAGATTACTGCTAAAGAAAATTAATAGTGCTGCGCCATTGGATGTGCTGGAGTACAAGTTGGCCTTGAAAAAACCACCGTCGAGGCCTTGTCCAGAAAATGCCGTGTACTCGGGGCCGTAGTCTATAAACGACCATCCGAAAGCCTTTTCAAAGAATAATTTCGTGGACTGCAAGTCAGATGACGGAAACTCAACGTAATTTAATTTCTCGTGTTCGGTCATGGGGCTGTCTCTGTTTTAAGCGCATAACGTTCGAGTTCAGCCGACCGAGCCAGCGCAGCTGGTGCGGGTCGGCTGCAACGAAGGGTTGGGCAGCTGGGTCAATGCGTATCGATTTTCAAACTACCCGACTCAACAGCCACCGCCAGCCTTAGGGCAAGTGTGCCGTCCTTTGTGTGAATGAACCAGAATGATGCAGGGGCTCCACACTTCATCCTATTCTTGTGGGGCCCAATGGAGTGCACTCCCGCATCGGTGCCGCCACCAAGGGTCTTGATCGCTTCGGCCGTGAATTCACAGTAGCTCTTAAGTAGACGTGTCTTATCGGTCGCGCCTGCGCTTAGTTTCTGTGCACTGCTAGTTTGAAGGCGAAAAAAACTATCTGGATTCTGGGACTTGCAAGCCGTCGCCATGGCATTCAGAAGTGCGACCGACTCACCTTTCGCGATGTCCTGCTGGGTTGCATTTCTTGCCCTTGAGCAGTCTTCTGCAAGAGTGCCATTCGAAGCCGTGAAAGCAGCAACCACTATTCCTATGAGCTGGATTTTCATTCAAATTCCTTCAACGAGTAGTAATTCAGATGCCCAACGTTTGAGTTAAGGGGACGCCGAAGGGCTGGGCGTCACTTTAGTAGATGGAAACGAGAATTCCATTGCCTGCTTGCACCGTGTGCTCAAAGAAGACATGGATTTCTTTGACCGTAC
Coding sequences:
- a CDS encoding YdeI/OmpD-associated family protein — its product is MKFKAKVVPSGNATAVEVPKEALEQLNAGTRPPVVITINGHSWRSRIAAMRGMHLVGISAANRKASKISEGDLVEVLLELDVEPRTVEEPDDVASALNKHEALRTAFESLPFGLRCKHIASIEEAKSPETRLRRIAKLLSELEQSTA
- a CDS encoding GFA family protein; its protein translation is MIKQVGETTIHPKHKASCHCGSVVLELDLPNGIENPRRCDCSICRRKGAIVASVKLSGIKILQGEDKLRLYQFNTHTAKHYFCNVCGIYTHHQRRSNPEEYGFNAGCLEGVNHPADRKTIA
- a CDS encoding GNAT family N-acetyltransferase; the encoded protein is MNIIARKAETKDLDGILVLYRELRPHDPELAPTVAEDIFANLLSQGYVHVLVCEAEGILVATCTLVTIPNLASGARPYGVIEHVVTLSAHRGKGYARIVLDQALSLAWSLGCYKVMLLSGAQRIEAHKLYESVGFNGDIERGFVAKPTGTASPFGQR
- a CDS encoding class I SAM-dependent methyltransferase, which gives rise to MQSKDHWENVYSTKSTTEVSWFQEHAALSLKLIQNSAVPLSAEIIDVGGGASMLADDLLGSGFKNLTVLDLSGSALAAAKARLGLRAQEIKWLEANVLEAALPSYHYDVWHDRAVFHFLTTPEERSAYVQKVLSSVKPGGIVIVSTFAEDGPTKCSGLPVMRYSASQLHAEFGQPFALISHEREEHHTPGGHEQKFVYCMCRKVAQ
- a CDS encoding nuclear transport factor 2 family protein, whose amino-acid sequence is MEQNSTPSADYIRSLEYQRTQALVQRDVEFAKRLHSPQYQLITPSGKTYSLISYLEDIASGELRYEAWEIGPCEVRLSPSMAVIRYKAKLLFTSGAVHCWHTDTYELQGDAWLAVWSQATAIKHAGQSA
- a CDS encoding transposase; amino-acid sequence: MSRECVVYRRLGRQPTALHHARGLCLHHGRYGRQTVYPGSAHWRSPRLDRARHVCHQWGQTSSQCQQSQIGHARRFATVAPVFGNLRGNKRSHRFTLRGKAKADGQWKLYYLMHNIEKLANHGYTQ
- a CDS encoding GyrI-like domain-containing protein; this translates as MQKIDLKKDLKHLYQPSAKDVVQVDVPKFNFLMSDGEGDPNTSQTYAEAVEALFSVSYTAKFMVKKGGQALDYAVMPLEGLWWADDMSAFVENDKSKWKWTMMMMQPSFVGGETIDAAIAEVRRKKSLPGLSKLRFESFTEGRCAQILHVGPFSEEGPTIERVHAFIDSRASRTGKHHEIYLSDIRRADPKKWKTIIRHPMV
- a CDS encoding VOC family protein, producing MTEHEKLNYVEFPSSDLQSTKLFFEKAFGWSFIDYGPEYTAFSGQGLDGGFFKANLYSSTSNGAALLIFFSSNLENTLLKVTDAGGRIVKPIFSFPGGRRFHFTEPSGNEFAVWSGVGA